One part of the Synergistaceae bacterium genome encodes these proteins:
- a CDS encoding MFS transporter has protein sequence MKKKFVFSNIVLLGLVSLFIDMSTEMVYPLIPLYLTSALGATPAIIGVIEGIAESIASLLKVFSGYIGDVYQNKKHLTFIGYSAAVVYKVLLLLSSSWTGVLAARAVDRIGKGIRTAPRDALVVQSSEKMKLGGSFGLHKMLDMAGSSFGALLAFVFIATGLGFHRAFLYSIIPAIIGIMIIPAIREEKSPVQTAEKLTLKGFELSGRLKLYLAAIFVFCLGNSSNTFLLLKAQERGFSTSQVILLYLIFNVSTSILAIPAGKLSDKFGRSSILVPGYIIYGLVYFGFAALASEWMIVVLFIAYGAYNAFISGAERAFIADASPEDFKGTVLGIYGMLQGIGLLLSSVIAGALWVNINSSAPFWFGGILGLLSALMVAVILRKKQPAPGRP, from the coding sequence ATGAAAAAGAAGTTCGTCTTTTCCAATATCGTCCTGCTCGGCCTTGTGAGCCTGTTTATCGACATGAGCACCGAAATGGTCTACCCGCTTATCCCCCTGTATCTGACATCGGCGCTGGGAGCGACCCCGGCGATCATCGGGGTCATCGAAGGCATAGCGGAAAGCATCGCCTCCCTGCTCAAGGTGTTCAGCGGCTATATCGGCGACGTGTACCAGAATAAGAAACATCTTACTTTCATAGGCTATTCCGCCGCTGTGGTTTATAAGGTGCTTCTTCTTCTGTCGTCCTCCTGGACAGGAGTGCTGGCGGCAAGGGCCGTGGACCGCATAGGAAAAGGCATCAGGACCGCGCCGCGCGACGCGCTTGTCGTGCAATCCAGCGAGAAGATGAAGCTTGGCGGTTCCTTCGGCCTGCACAAGATGCTCGATATGGCCGGCTCATCTTTCGGCGCGCTGCTGGCGTTTGTCTTTATCGCGACCGGCCTCGGTTTTCACAGGGCCTTCCTCTATTCGATTATCCCGGCCATTATAGGCATCATGATCATTCCTGCGATAAGGGAGGAGAAAAGTCCGGTACAGACTGCCGAGAAGCTGACCCTGAAGGGCTTTGAGCTCAGCGGGAGGCTGAAACTCTACCTTGCCGCCATTTTCGTCTTTTGTCTGGGGAATTCATCCAATACCTTCCTGCTTCTTAAAGCACAGGAGCGTGGTTTTTCGACCTCACAGGTCATATTGCTATACCTGATTTTTAACGTTTCCACATCGATCCTTGCTATCCCGGCCGGGAAATTATCCGATAAATTTGGGAGGAGTTCGATCCTCGTTCCCGGATATATTATCTATGGCCTGGTCTATTTTGGGTTTGCGGCGCTTGCGTCGGAATGGATGATCGTGGTCCTCTTCATAGCTTACGGAGCCTATAACGCATTTATCAGCGGCGCGGAGAGAGCGTTTATAGCGGACGCATCCCCCGAGGATTTCAAGGGAACGGTGCTCGGCATCTACGGCATGCTGCAGGGCATAGGTCTTCTGCTCTCATCCGTGATAGCGGGCGCGCTGTGGGTCAATATCAACTCAAGCGCGCCGTTTTGGTTCGGGGGTATCCTAGGCCTTCTTTCAGCTCTCATGGTAGCGGTGATATTGAGGAAAAAACAGCCGGCGCCGGGCAGGCCATGA